In the Danio rerio strain Tuebingen ecotype United States chromosome 8, GRCz12tu, whole genome shotgun sequence genome, one interval contains:
- the LOC141375739 gene encoding E3 ubiquitin-protein ligase RBBP6-like isoform X1 — MRSKRLKFCQLKISNAQTDEEYTDDALIPKNTSVIIRRIPAAGLKSSNRRFVGHQAGRWREPSPRADPSLLSLEQLLKTENLAEAKASEEDKLKAVMYQSSLCYYSSSEAMRLLGIPGHHIRHCPTNVGSRSAPHKRIRKSTGIPRSFLLEVDDPDRKGVMIDGSGRYVIPIIDAEAYAAEKRKRPSFSCQTEPLPSSSSAGAASSVRDAGGKRSRSPSSPETRGDQKRPRR, encoded by the exons atgaggagcaagaggctgaagttctgccagctgaagatcagcaacgcccagactgatgaag aatacacagatgatgctctcatccctaaaaacacgtcggtcatcatcagacggatccctgcggcgggactgaagtcctcaaacagaagatttgttgg acatcaagctggacgctggcgtgaaccttcacctagagctgatccttcactcctctcactggagcagttgttgaag actgagaatctggctgaggcaaaggcgtcagaggaggacaagctgaaagcggtgatgtaccagtccagcctgtgctactactccagcag tgaggccatgaggctgcttgggatcccgggacaccacattaggcactgccccactaatgtg ggcagccgctccgcgccgcacaagcgcatccggaagagcacagggattccccgcagcttcctgttggaggtggacgacccagaccgaaagggagtcatgatagacggcagcggccgatacgtcattcccatcatagacgc tgaggcctatgctgctgagaagagaaagaggccgtccttctcctgccagaccgagcctttgccctcctcgtcctcagcaggtgcggcatcttcggtccgggacgccggagggaaacggtcccgctccccatcttcaccagagacgcgcggcgaccagaagagaccacgtcgctga
- the LOC141375739 gene encoding E3 ubiquitin-protein ligase RBBP6-like isoform X2: MRSKRLKFCQLKISNAQTDEEYTDDALIPKNTSVIIRRIPAAGLKSSNRRFVGHQAGRWREPSPRADPSLLSLEQLLKTENLAEAKASEEDKLKAVMYQSSLCYYSSRAAAPRRTSASGRAQGFPAASCWRWTTQTERES; the protein is encoded by the exons atgaggagcaagaggctgaagttctgccagctgaagatcagcaacgcccagactgatgaag aatacacagatgatgctctcatccctaaaaacacgtcggtcatcatcagacggatccctgcggcgggactgaagtcctcaaacagaagatttgttgg acatcaagctggacgctggcgtgaaccttcacctagagctgatccttcactcctctcactggagcagttgttgaag actgagaatctggctgaggcaaaggcgtcagaggaggacaagctgaaagcggtgatgtaccagtccagcctgtgctactactccagcag ggcagccgctccgcgccgcacaagcgcatccggaagagcacagggattccccgcagcttcctgttggaggtggacgacccagaccgaaagggagtcatga
- the LOC141375739 gene encoding E3 ubiquitin-protein ligase RBBP6-like isoform X3, translating into MYQSSLCYYSSSEAMRLLGIPGHHIRHCPTNVGSRSAPHKRIRKSTGIPRSFLLEVDDPDRKGVMIDGSGRYVIPIIDAEAYAAEKRKRPSFSCQTEPLPSSSSAGAASSVRDAGGKRSRSPSSPETRGDQKRPRR; encoded by the exons atgtaccagtccagcctgtgctactactccagcag tgaggccatgaggctgcttgggatcccgggacaccacattaggcactgccccactaatgtg ggcagccgctccgcgccgcacaagcgcatccggaagagcacagggattccccgcagcttcctgttggaggtggacgacccagaccgaaagggagtcatgatagacggcagcggccgatacgtcattcccatcatagacgc tgaggcctatgctgctgagaagagaaagaggccgtccttctcctgccagaccgagcctttgccctcctcgtcctcagcaggtgcggcatcttcggtccgggacgccggagggaaacggtcccgctccccatcttcaccagagacgcgcggcgaccagaagagaccacgtcgctga